CCGCCTGGGCAGCCAGTTCTTCTGTGCTTGAGGCTATGCGTTCCACAATCCCTTCGATCTGCGAAGCCGCCTGAAGGATGCCGCGCCGCGTGGCCAGTTCGGCCTCCTTGCGGGCCTCTTCTGCTTCGGCCACGGCCTTGCGGGCGCGTTCGGCCTCCTTGGTGGCAAGTTTTTCTTTTTCTGCCGTGGTGGATATCATTTCCTTGAGTCTGTTCACCATGGTGCGCAGGGCGTCGGCCAGCACGCCAACCTCGTCCCTGCTTCTGACGTTCAGCGTTTCGTCCAGCCTGCCTGCGGACACGGAGGCGGCAAAGTCCACGCACTTGTTAAGGGGCTTGAAGATCAGGCGGGTCACAAGAAACATCACCATCAGGGCTGAAAAAACCAGGGCCACCACGGCGGCGATGGAACTGTACAGCAGGTTCTGGTCCGAATCCTGGTGGATGACGCTCATCTCTTCGTACGTCCACACCTTCCAATCCAGCCCCTTGATGGTGTAGAGGCTGCCCACATACTGCTCGTTGCTGTGGGTGAAGGATATCCTGCCATCGGAATTCTGCGTGCGGTATTTGTCCAGGCCGGAAACCTCGTCCCACAGGCTTTTGCCGATGCGCTTTTCATTCCTGTTGGCCATGATGTAGCCATCGGCCCTGGTCAGAAAGACGTTCTGGAAATCCAGCACGCCGTTGGCGAACGTGGTGATGTCCGTAAGGCCCAGGTTGATGCACAGTGCGCCCACCACCTTTCCGTTGTCCATGATGGGCACGCCCACGGCCATGACTGTGGCCCCGATGGATGAGGTGTACGGCGTGGTGACCACGCGCTTTTCACCGGAAAAAATGCGTTTGTACCACTCGCGCCCAAGACTTTTGGCATTGAAATTGGGGATCATGCCCTTGTCATTGTGCGCCTCGCCGTTTTCAAAACAATAGTAGGCTTCCACAAGCTTTGTCTGCTGCAACAGCTGGACAAGCACATTCCTGCGGTATTGGTACAGGTCGTCGCCAGTGACGCCAACGGGCTGAACCAACATTTTGGCTGACAGTTCCAGCATGTTGAAATACACGTCCATCTTTTCGGCAACGGCTTTGCCCACGGATCGTGAGATGGTGTCCAACTGCTCGATCTTGGCGGCATTGGATGAAGAACTGAAGCTTTTGTACGAGTTGGCCGTCATGGCCACGATAACCAGCGAGAAGAACGCGAAAACACTTAGAACAATTTTATTCTTTGCACTCATGGTTGCGTCACGTCCTTGATTGTAAAAAAAGTAACAAGGCAAAACCCTCGCCAAATAGTATCTGCCGATTAAGACATCCCACGTGGATAAGAAATATTTTCAGTTGATAAAAACTAATATCATAAAGCTAATATGTAAAGCTGAAATATACAGGATAAAAATGTGTAACTCAGCTTTAAAACGTATTTATTTTTTAAATACCCCCGCAAAATCTCAAAACAACATGCATACACCATTATTTAATATATTAAAATTATCAATACTGCATAATTTACTATACAAATGGATGAAAAGTTATATTTTTGCTTTCTACACCCATATTTAAGAAGAAAAATATTTTCCAATGCATAAATAAAACAGCCCCATACCTGCTGTGAACTATAGGGTTCATTTTAAATTAAAATAAATTTGTAAATATGGCAGGAGGAATATCAAGCGACCTGTAACGGCACGTCGCGCGGCTTGCAACCGCAACCGGTTGGAGGCGGATACGCCCCTAAACGGTCAGGGTCATTCACACGACCGCGCAGCCGTAGGAAATTTCACGCTGGAAGGCTTTGTGGGGGAGGGACCCTTTTGCAAAAGGGTCCCTCCCCCACGCCCCCACCCCCTAAAACCCTTAGTGTATTTTGTGTGACCAACGGTTTTTCTGATATGAAGCTGGACATACAAAGACGGCGCGTTTGCTGGCATCAGTCGCCGTAACGGTTATCCGCTCTCGAGCGATTTGACGTTGAAACCCGGCTGACGCCCCGCCGCGCGTCAACAAAAAAATCCCCGTGGGAATCCACGGGGATTTTTTTGTGTATCAGTCAGTTGGCGTCAGTTGGCGCCAGTTGGCGTCTGTTACGCGCCCGCCATGCGCTATTATGCCCCTGTTGTGCCCATGGTGCGCGACGGGCACGGTCTGGTTACGCGGCGGGCATGCCCCCAGAGCTCAGACGTCGAAGCGGTCAGACGTCGAAGCGGTCAGGCAAAGTCGTAGCCAGCTTCCAGAGCCTTCATGTTGGCCGGGATAAGCTTGGCGTAGTGAGCGCTTGTCACTCTTTTGATGGTTTCCTGCACTTCTATGAGCGGCAGCGCTCCCGTAGCCTTGATCCACGCGCCGAGAGCCACCATGTTGGCCATCTTCGCACTGCCCAGTTCGTGGGCCATGTCGTTGACCGGGATGTAGACCGTGTGCAGGGAGGCATCCAGAAGCCCCTTGTCCACCAGGGAGGCGTTGACCACCTGCACCCCGTCCTTGTGCAGACGCGGCTGGAACTTTGTCAGCGAGGGTTCGTTGAGGATGATGGTGGACAGGGGCTCACGCACCAGCGGCGAGCCGATGGCGTGTTCGTCCATAACCACCGTGCAGTTGGCCGTACCGCCGCGCATTTCCGCGCCGTATACGGGGATGAAGCTCACCTCAAGACCGTGTTCCATGCCTGCCTGCGCCAGAAGGTTGCCTATGAGCATGACCCCCTGGCCGCCGAACCCGGCGATAATGACGTCCTGATAGCTACTCACGGCCTGCCTCCCCGGCTGTATGTCCCTTTGCGCCTTCTGCGGCGGCCACGGTTACATCCTTGTACACGCCCAGAGGAAACACGGGAATCATGGCCTCGGAAATGCGCTTGTTGGCGGCTATGGGGTCCATATGCCAGTTGGTGGGGCAGCCGGAAAGCAGCTCGATAAAGCCAAAGCCGAGCCCCTGCAACTGCACGTCAAAAGCCTTGCGCACGGCCTTTTTGGCGGCGCGCACGTTTTTGACGGAATCCAGCGAGCAGCGCGCGGCATAGGCCACGCCGTCCAGTTGGGCCATGATTTCGGCCATGCGGATGGGGCCGCCCTCATTGCCAAGGCTGCGGCCCTGGCGCGTGGTGGTGGTTTTCTGCCCCAGCAGCGTGGTGGGGGCCATCTGCCCGCCCGTCATGCCGTACACCGTATTGTTGATGAAGATGGTGGTGATCTTTTCGCCACGGTTGGCCGCGTGCAGGGATTCGGCCATGCCGATGGCGGCCATGTCGCCGTCGCCCTGATAGGTGAAGACCACGGATTCCGGCCTGGCGCGGCGCACGCCCGTGGCCACGGCGCAGGCGCGTCCGTGCGGGGCTTCAAGGCCGTCCACGTTGAAGTAGTCATAGGTAAAGGTGGCGCAGCCCACCGAGGCCACAAGTATGGTGCGGTCCGCCACACCCAGTTCGTGCAGCACCTCGCTCACCAGCCTGTGGGCTATGCCGTGGTGGCAGCCGGGGCAGTAGTGGGTCTGGCGCTCGTTGAGCACGGGGTTTACGTCAAAAACCAGGGTTTCGCCCTCTTGCGGCAGCCATTGGGCGTCCATTTGCTGTGATGACATGGCTATTTCTCCTTGAGGGCCTGTAGCATGGGGTCACGCAGGGCGTCAGCCCCGATGAAGAGGCCGGGCATGATGCCGTGCCAGAGCACGGTAGACGCGCTTACGCCGGGCTGGGCAAAAAGGGCCAGACGCACGTCTTCCACCATCTGCCCCGTATTCTGTTCCATAACCAGGAAGCGGCGACCGGGCGCGAGCGCGCGCAGGGCTGCATCCGGGAAAGGAAAGAGCGTGATGGGGCGGAACAGGCCAACCTTGCGCCCCTCGGCCCGCAACTGGCGTATGGCGCTGCGGGCTATGCGGGCAATGGAGCCAAAGGCCACCACCACAAGCTCGGCGTCGTCAACGTCCACGCATTCCCACGCGCACTCGGCCTTCATGGCCTCATACTTTTTCATGAGCATGCGGTTGCGCTCGGCCAGCGCGCCTTCGGCAAGATACACGGACTTGAGCAGACGCGGCGCGGCGTTGGCGCCCCGCTTGCCATAGCCTTCAAGCCTCCAATCCTTGCTCATGGCCGCCAGATCTTCGGGCGACACAGCGTCAGCGGGCGGCACGCGCCGTACGGGTTCCTTTATCTGGCCCACAATGGCGTCGCCCAGCACCATGACCGGGTTGGCGTACTTGAAGGCCAGGGCAAAGGCGCGGAACATGAAATCATAACATTCCTGGGCCGTGGCCGGAGCCAGCGTCAGGTTGCGGTGGTCGCCGTGGCCGCCGCCCTTGACGGCCTGAAAATAGTCGCCCTGCGAGGGGCCGATGTCGCCAAGGCCCGGCCCGCCGCGCTGCATGTTGACCATGACGCCCGGAATATGGCTGCCCGCCATGTAGGAAATGCCTTCCTGCATGAGAGATACGCCACAGCTCGATGAAGACGTGAGCGCCGGAATGCCGCAGGCCGCAGCGCCCAGCAGCATGTTGACCGCCGCCACTTCGCTTTCGGCCTGCACAAACTGGCCGCCGTGCTCCGGCAGCAGCGAGGAAAGCACTTCGGGGATTTCATTCTGCGGCGTGATGGGATAGCCGAAATAGCAGCGGCAACCCGCGTCCACAGCGCCAAAGGCCACAGCTTCATTGCCTTTTATGAGAATGCGTTCAGAGGAGTTTTGGCCCTGACTCATGCCTCGCCCCCTTTCTTTTTTTCACTTTTGAACACGCGAATGGCCACATCGGGGCACATGAGAGCGCAGGAGGCGCAGCCGGTGCACTGCCCGTCCATCTCCATAACCTCGTAGCCATGACGGTTAAAACGGCCTGATGGCCGTAAAATATGCACAGGACAGGCTTCCACACACAGGCGGCAGCCCTTGCAGCGTTCTTCCAGAAAAACGACTCGTGACATGTATGCTCCTTGAGGCGCCTTGCCCGCCGGGGGAATGGGAACGGAAAGTCTCGCGACAGGCCCGTTCCGGGAGGCTTTGCCGTCAAAGCCTCGTCTGTGCCCAGGTCATGCCGCATCGGGACCATCCCGCGAGGCAGACCATGCCGTTGCCCGCCGCCATTCCGGCGTGCCGGAAAACTGACGGCAGCGGCAAAGGGCGTCAGCGGATCAGCATGGCATCCCCATATGAAAAAAATCTGTACCCTTTGGCAATGGCCTCGGCGTAGGCGTCCAGCATGCGCTTGCGCCCCGCGAAGGCTGCGACCAGCATGAGCAGTGAGGATTCCGGCAGATGGAAGTTGGTCACAAGGCCTTCAACCACGCGGAACGGCCTGCCGGGATACAGAAAAATATCTGTCCAGCCCGTGTATGCCTGCACCCTGCCGCAGAGTTCCGCCACGCCCTCGAGGGTGCGCAGGCTGGTTGTTCCCACGGCGATGACGGGCCTTTTCTGCGCGCGCGCCTCAGCTATGGCCAGAGCCGTGGATTCAGGAACTTCCACGTATTCCCGGTGCATGCGGTGGCTGCGGATGTCGGGAGTCCGCACGGGGCTGAAGGTGCCGTACCCCACATATAGGGTCACTTCTGCCCATTGGAAGCCCCTTTCGGCCAACTTTTCCCGCAGGGGCGGCGTAAAGTGCAGGCCAGCCGTGGGCGCGGCCACCGACCCCGTCTTGTCCTGCCGGGCATAGACGGTCTGGTAGCGGCTCAAGTCCTCTTCGCCGTCAGGACGCCTGATGTAAGGAGGCAGGGGGATATGCCCCGTGGCCGCAAAGGCCGCAGCCAGATCGCCCTTCCAGCCCAGGCGCACGCGGCGCTGCCCGAAGGGGCCGGATGCCAGCACGGTCACGCCGATGCCCGCGCCAAACTCAAAAGTTTCCCCTTCACGGATGCTGCCGCCAGAACGCACAAGACCTTCAGCCTCTGCGAAAAACCCGCCGCTTTTGTCGGCCTTGGCCCTCTCCACCACCAGGGGCAGGGGCGTGAGCAGCAAAAATTCCACCTTGCCGCCCGTGGAGCGCGTGCCCAAAAGACGCGCCTGCAATACACGGGAATTGTTCGCTATCAACAATGCCCCTTCGGGCAGACAATCCGGCAGATCACTGAACATTTTATGGTGCAGGTCAAGCGCGCCTGTGCGCGGCATGACGAGCAACCGCGAACTGCCCCGTTCTTCTGGGGGGAACTGGGCTATCTGTTCCTGCGGCAGGTCGAAGTTGTAATTTTCCAGTAAGAAATCCGCTTCCTCAATATGCATGGCTTCCGGGCCTTGGTTATATGTTCCCGCCAGTTGCGCCGCTGCCGCTCTTGTCAGCGCGGGGCGTTGAGGCTAGGGTGACTTGATTGCCCCCCTCGGCATGACGATGGGAGGGAAGGAGTATAGCCATGCGGCGGCCTCTTGTCATCATTGCGTTACTGGCACTTCTCGCAACGCTTTCGGGTTGCGCCACCATTGGGCTGGAAAATCCTTTTTCCAACGACCCGCTCACCGGCGGCACAGATACCACCACAAGCCTGCTGCTCGGCGTGCCCACGCCTGCGGGCATGCAGCGCTACGGCTCGCACGGCTTTCAGGACTTTGGCCCCGGCGGCGGGCGTCAGGGGATGGAAGTGCTGCGCGGCAAGGTGGACACGGGGTTTGCGGCGCAGATCATGTACTCCGGTCTGCAAAGCCAGGGCTGGCAGTTGCGCCTGGCCCTGCGCAAGGGCGCGCGCGCCGTCTACGTGTATGACCGTGGCGCTACCATGGCTGTGCTGACCTTCGACAGCCAGACCTTGCTGACGGTTCTGAATATCTGGGTGGCCGACCGCCTGCCCGACGGCTCCCCCCTGCCCATGCAGGACGCCGCAAGCACCGGATCTGGCGGTTCCGGCGGGCCTGGCAGTTCTGGCGGGGCTGGCGGCATGGGCGGCTCAGGAGATGCCGGCGGCATGAACACCGCCCCCCAGGGCGGGCAGCCCGGCCGCAGCGGCGGTACATCCGGCAGCGGCGGCAGCGGCCTACAGGAGCGAACGTTATGATAGACCAAAAAAGCGGCCTGAAAACGCCCTTTGATCACAGCACGCGCTTTGCGCAAAAGCGCCTGCATCTTGGCGTGTGCGGCTCCGTGGCCTGCTACCGGGCTGCGGATCTTCTCAGGGCCTGGCGCGGTATGGGCATCCATGTCTCGGCCACACTCACGCCCGGAGCGCGGCATTTTGTGACCCCCATGCTGTTCGAATCCTTGGGCGCGACCCCTGTCTATGAAGACATGTTCACTCCGGGGCAAGAAATTTTCGCCCACCTTGAACCGGGGCAGCACGCCCACGTCATGGTGGTGGCCCCGGCCTCGGCCGACGCGCTCTTCCGCCTTGCCCACGGCGCTGCCAACGACATGCTGGCCGCGCAGGCTCTGGCTTTTGACGGGCCGCTTGTCATCGCTCCGGCCATGAACCCGCGCATGTGGGCCAACCCCGCCACCCAGGCCAATGTGGCCCTGCTGCGCGAGCGTGGAGCCTGCATCGTGGCCCCCGGCTGCGGCGGCACGGCCTGCGGCGATGAGGGCGAAGGCAGGCTGGCCCCCCTGCACGACATTTTTCTTGCCGCCTTGCGGGCGCTGTCCCCGCAGGACATGGCGGGCAGGCGCGTGATGGTCACCCTTGGCCCCACGCGCGAAGCCTGGGACGGGGTGCGCTTCTGGTCCAACCCCTCCAGCGGCCTCATGGGCGCGGCCCTGGCCGTCTGCGCATGGCTGCGCGGTGCGGAGGTCACGGCCGTATGCGGCCCCGGCGTGCGTGCACGCATGCCGCAGGGCATAGCCCGGCGGGACGTCGTCAGCGCCAGAGACATGTTTGCCGTGGCCGCCAACCTCTGGCCCCAAATGGATGTGGGCATGTTCACCGCCGCTGTGGCGGACTTTTCACCCAAGCCCATGGGCGGGCGCAAGTTCAAAAAATCCGAGGCTCCGCAGGGCTTCAGTCTGGACTTTCAGCCCAACCCCGACATTTTGCAAAGCCTTGCGGAGCAGCGCGCGCCCGGTCAGAAAATTCTGGCCTTCGCCGCTGAAACCGCGCCGGACATGCACGCCCTGCTGCCCCTGGCCCACGCCAAGCTTGCCCGCAAAAAGGCCGACCTCCTGGCTGGCAACCTCGTCAATGCTGCGGACAGCGGCTTTGGCTCGCCTACCAACAGCATGGCAGTGGTGGACGCCAAGGGACGCGAAGAAATCTGGCCCAACCAGAGCAAGGCCGACGTGGCCTGGGAGTTGTGTTCGTGGCTTTTGCGTATGTAAATCCCCTGTCAGCCCTGTGGCAACGCCGGGGCCTGTCCAACCTGCTCATGCCCGAAGGCTTTGACGCCTTTGCGCCGCAGTCTGAAACCACGGCCCGGCCGCCCATGCGCAGGCCTGCGGGTGGAACTGCGGGCAGT
This DNA window, taken from Desulfovibrio sp. 86, encodes the following:
- a CDS encoding methyl-accepting chemotaxis protein, giving the protein MSAKNKIVLSVFAFFSLVIVAMTANSYKSFSSSSNAAKIEQLDTISRSVGKAVAEKMDVYFNMLELSAKMLVQPVGVTGDDLYQYRRNVLVQLLQQTKLVEAYYCFENGEAHNDKGMIPNFNAKSLGREWYKRIFSGEKRVVTTPYTSSIGATVMAVGVPIMDNGKVVGALCINLGLTDITTFANGVLDFQNVFLTRADGYIMANRNEKRIGKSLWDEVSGLDKYRTQNSDGRISFTHSNEQYVGSLYTIKGLDWKVWTYEEMSVIHQDSDQNLLYSSIAAVVALVFSALMVMFLVTRLIFKPLNKCVDFAASVSAGRLDETLNVRSRDEVGVLADALRTMVNRLKEMISTTAEKEKLATKEAERARKAVAEAEEARKEAELATRRGILQAASQIEGIVERIASSTEELAAQAEQISKAASVQQQRMTETATSMEQMSVSVVEVARNSGDAATNAVNTQKEAGRGAELVHQVIAAVNELETQSHTMKEDLTVLGRQANSIGAIMDVINDIADQTSLLALNAAIEAARAGEAGRGFAVVADEVRKLAEKTIGATKEVGENISAIQTAAQKSIHSMDSAVNTVGKTTTLSHDSGTALGNILTYAKDNADQAQSIATAAEEQSAASEQISQAIEEVTRISEETSRGQAESTQAVQQLAAMSGDLRAIVDQLKRS
- a CDS encoding 2-oxoacid:acceptor oxidoreductase family protein produces the protein MSSYQDVIIAGFGGQGVMLIGNLLAQAGMEHGLEVSFIPVYGAEMRGGTANCTVVMDEHAIGSPLVREPLSTIILNEPSLTKFQPRLHKDGVQVVNASLVDKGLLDASLHTVYIPVNDMAHELGSAKMANMVALGAWIKATGALPLIEVQETIKRVTSAHYAKLIPANMKALEAGYDFA
- a CDS encoding thiamine pyrophosphate-dependent enzyme translates to MSSQQMDAQWLPQEGETLVFDVNPVLNERQTHYCPGCHHGIAHRLVSEVLHELGVADRTILVASVGCATFTYDYFNVDGLEAPHGRACAVATGVRRARPESVVFTYQGDGDMAAIGMAESLHAANRGEKITTIFINNTVYGMTGGQMAPTTLLGQKTTTTRQGRSLGNEGGPIRMAEIMAQLDGVAYAARCSLDSVKNVRAAKKAVRKAFDVQLQGLGFGFIELLSGCPTNWHMDPIAANKRISEAMIPVFPLGVYKDVTVAAAEGAKGHTAGEAGRE
- the vorB gene encoding 3-methyl-2-oxobutanoate dehydrogenase subunit VorB, which encodes MSQGQNSSERILIKGNEAVAFGAVDAGCRCYFGYPITPQNEIPEVLSSLLPEHGGQFVQAESEVAAVNMLLGAAACGIPALTSSSSCGVSLMQEGISYMAGSHIPGVMVNMQRGGPGLGDIGPSQGDYFQAVKGGGHGDHRNLTLAPATAQECYDFMFRAFALAFKYANPVMVLGDAIVGQIKEPVRRVPPADAVSPEDLAAMSKDWRLEGYGKRGANAAPRLLKSVYLAEGALAERNRMLMKKYEAMKAECAWECVDVDDAELVVVAFGSIARIARSAIRQLRAEGRKVGLFRPITLFPFPDAALRALAPGRRFLVMEQNTGQMVEDVRLALFAQPGVSASTVLWHGIMPGLFIGADALRDPMLQALKEK
- a CDS encoding indolepyruvate ferredoxin oxidoreductase subunit alpha, translating into MSRVVFLEERCKGCRLCVEACPVHILRPSGRFNRHGYEVMEMDGQCTGCASCALMCPDVAIRVFKSEKKKGGEA
- the queA gene encoding tRNA preQ1(34) S-adenosylmethionine ribosyltransferase-isomerase QueA, with translation MHIEEADFLLENYNFDLPQEQIAQFPPEERGSSRLLVMPRTGALDLHHKMFSDLPDCLPEGALLIANNSRVLQARLLGTRSTGGKVEFLLLTPLPLVVERAKADKSGGFFAEAEGLVRSGGSIREGETFEFGAGIGVTVLASGPFGQRRVRLGWKGDLAAAFAATGHIPLPPYIRRPDGEEDLSRYQTVYARQDKTGSVAAPTAGLHFTPPLREKLAERGFQWAEVTLYVGYGTFSPVRTPDIRSHRMHREYVEVPESTALAIAEARAQKRPVIAVGTTSLRTLEGVAELCGRVQAYTGWTDIFLYPGRPFRVVEGLVTNFHLPESSLLMLVAAFAGRKRMLDAYAEAIAKGYRFFSYGDAMLIR
- the coaBC gene encoding bifunctional phosphopantothenoylcysteine decarboxylase/phosphopantothenate--cysteine ligase CoaBC; amino-acid sequence: MIDQKSGLKTPFDHSTRFAQKRLHLGVCGSVACYRAADLLRAWRGMGIHVSATLTPGARHFVTPMLFESLGATPVYEDMFTPGQEIFAHLEPGQHAHVMVVAPASADALFRLAHGAANDMLAAQALAFDGPLVIAPAMNPRMWANPATQANVALLRERGACIVAPGCGGTACGDEGEGRLAPLHDIFLAALRALSPQDMAGRRVMVTLGPTREAWDGVRFWSNPSSGLMGAALAVCAWLRGAEVTAVCGPGVRARMPQGIARRDVVSARDMFAVAANLWPQMDVGMFTAAVADFSPKPMGGRKFKKSEAPQGFSLDFQPNPDILQSLAEQRAPGQKILAFAAETAPDMHALLPLAHAKLARKKADLLAGNLVNAADSGFGSPTNSMAVVDAKGREEIWPNQSKADVAWELCSWLLRM